CCCGCTGATCATCGGCTGCGCGCTGGGATTCGTGCTGGCGGGGCTGGGCGGGCTGCCGCCGGGGCTGGGGCCGCTGGCGCGGACGCTGGGGCAGGCCTCCGTCTCGCTCGGGCTGCTGGCGGTGGGGGCGGCGCTGGGGGCGGAGGCGATCCGGGACCGCTTCACGCTTCAGGCCGCGACGGCGGCGCTGAAGCTGATGGCGATGCCGGCGCTGACCCTGGCCCTGTGCCTGGCGCTGGGGCTGGAGGCGCTGCCGGCGACCATCGCCACCGTGTTCATGGCGCAGCCCACGGCCACCACGGCCTATGTCATGGCGCGGCTGATGGGCGGGGACGCGCCGCTGATGGCGGCGATGACCACCATGCAGCACGTGGTGGCGGTGGTGACCCTGCCGTTGTGGCTGTTCATTCTTTGGGCATTCGTGCCGCTGCCCTGATGCGGGGGCGGGCGGCGCCACAGGTGCGGGCGCATTTCCTCGGCGCAGCGCCGATTGGCGGTGACACGGTGCTGCCGCATGATGTCCGTCCGATCCGATCGCCTGCCTGCCGGGGAATCCTCTCATGCCGCACCCCATGACCACCCGCCGAGGCCTCGCGCGCGGTGCCCTCGGCCTCGGGGCCGCCGCCCTGGTCGCCCCGCGCTCCATGGCCCAGGGCCCGGCAGCCCCGGCTTGGCCGGACCGGCCGCTGCGGCTGATCATCGGCTACCCGCCGGGCGGCGCCTCCGACCTGTTCGGGCGGATGATCGCCGGGCAGATGGGGCCGCGGCTGGGGCAGAACGTGGTGGTGGAGAACCGGCCGGGCGGCGGCGCGGTGGTGGCGAGCGAGGCCGTTTCCCGCAGCCCGGCGGATGGCTACGCGCTGCTGCACGTCGATAACGGGATCCTTGTCTACAATCCCGCCCTCTACGCGCGGCTGCCCTATGATCCGGACAAGGACCTGGCGGGGGTGGGCTTCATCGGGCGCTTCCCGCTCTTCCTGACCGTGCGGGCGGACAGCCCGATCCGGGACCTGGCGGGCTACATCGCGGCAGCGAAGGCGAAGGCGCCGACCTACGGCACGCCGGCCGTCGCCTCGCCGCACCACCTGGCGATGGAGATGTTCAAGCGGCGGGCGGGGTTCGACGCGACGCACGTGCCCTATCGCGGCGGTCCGGCGGCGATGCAGGACCTGCTGGCGGGCACGGTGGAGAGCGTGATGATCGACTGCGCGACCGGCACCGCCTTCATCCGCGACGGGAAGGTGCGCGCGCTCTGCGTGCTGAGCGAGGCGCGCTCCCCCACCTCGCCGGAGGTGCCGACGGCGCGGGAGCTGGGGTTCGCCAGTGCCATCGCCTATGGCTGGCAGGGGATTTCCGTCCCCACCGGCACGCCGGCGCCGGTGGTTGCCCGCCTCTCGGCGGAGCTGGCCCGCGCCATCGCCTCCGAGGAGATGAGCGCGCGCTTCACCACGCTGGGCATCGAGCGCGCCAATTTCTCCCCGGCGGAGTTCGCGGGGTTCGTGGCGCGGGAGAACGGGGAGTGGCGGCCGCTGATCCGAGAGCTGGGGATCCGGCTGGACAGCTGAGCCGAGACCCGGCCGCCGCCCTTCGGGGGTGGTCAGGGGCGGGGTGGCCCGGTAGGTAGTGGGGTGGGCGGGCCGCACGGGCAGCCCGTCCTTTCTGGAACCAGGTGCCCTTGCTCCGTCGTCTTCGCTCCATCGCCAAAGGCCTGAGCCGCACCCCACCGGGGCAGATGCTCGGCAAGCTGCAATCCCTGGAGCTCTCCTCCGGCACCGCGGCCCGCAATGCGGAGCTGGCGGCGTGGAACACGAAGGTCATGGGCTCCGTTATCGCGAGCCAGCTCTACGAGGCGGGGGTGGCCGGCCGTGGGGCGCCGCTGCCGCCCGATCCGGTGGACACGGGCCATGGCGGCCGGCTCTGCCGGCAGGAAGACATTGAGAGCCACTGGCTGCGCCACTGGTGCGGGCAGATCGGCTTCGTGCCGGTGTACCACCGCAAGGTGTGGGAGGACTGCTACGCGCTGCAGGCGCTGTACGAGCGGGGCATGATGATGCCGGGCCGGCGCGGCCTGGGCTTCGCGGTGGGGGCGGAGTGGCTGCCGAGCTTCCTGGCGGCCCGCGGGGTGGAGGTGCTGGCCACCGACCTGGACGCGACCGACCTGCGCGCCCGCAACTGGATCGAAACCGACCAGCACGGCGGCCGGGTGGAGACGATCTTCAAGCCCGGGCTGATCGACGTGGAGACCTTCAACGAGCGTGTCTCCATGCGCGCCGTGGACATGAACGAGATCCCGGCGGACCTGCACGGCGGCTTCGACTTCCTCTGGTCCATCTGCTCCCTGGAGCATTGCGGCTCCATCCGTCAGGGGCTGGACTTCGTGGTGGAGGCGATGAAGTGCCTGCGCCCCGGCGGCGTGGCGGTGCACACCACCGAGTTCAACATGGACCCGGAGGGGCCGACGCTCGAGGAGGGCACCACGGTGCTGTTCCAGCGCCGGCACATCGAGGAGCTGGAGGCGCGGCTGGCGCTGGCGGGACACCGCATGCTGCCGATGGACTTCGGCACGGGCAGTGGCGTGCTGGACCAGTTCGTGGACCTGCCGCCCTATCCCGGCGCCGAGGCGCCGCTCTCCATCCCGGACGCGCCGCATCTGCGGCTGTCAATCCAGGGGCTGGTCTCCACCTCGATCGGGTTCATCGTGGAGAAGCGGGCCTAGGCCGGTGCGAGAGAAGCGGCCGGACGAGGCCGCCCGCACTCAGCCGAAGAGCCAGTCCGAGGTCGTCGCGCTGACGACTGATGGTTCTTCGACGCTGCTGGAAAATATCGACGGGTCGAGCTGGCCGTAGCCGGGCCCGAATTCGGCGGGGTCCTGTTGGCCGTAGCCGGGGCCGAAGGTGGATGGATCGAGCTGGCCGTAGCCAGGGCCGAACTCGGCCGGGTCCTGCTGGCCGTAGCCCGGCCCGAAGATGGCGGGGTCGAGCTGGCCGTAACCGGTGCTGTCAGACATGAGATGGCCTCCCTTGCGGCGACGCCCCTGGGGGTGCAGCGGTTGTTCGGCTGAACGGGACCGCCCGGGCCGTGAGCGGCCGGGCGGCGGGGGAACGGGCGCCGGGGCGCTGTTCGCGACCGGTCATCTGGGGCCGTCAGACCTCGATCCAACCGGCCACTGCTGACGTTGCCGTGAGCGCCGCTCGCGCGCGGACGGCGTGAGGCCCGGCTAACGCGCGATGGCGTCGTGCGCGGCGAGGCAGGCCATGTCGAGGATGTTGTTCACCCCCGCCGCGATGGAGAGGATCTGCGCCGGCTTCGAGATGCCCATGAGCAGCGGGCCGATGGCGGGGGCGCTGGTGAGGCGCGGCACGGCCTTGGACAGGATATGGGCGGCGTGCAGGCCGGGCATCACCAGCACGTTGGCGGGGCCGGTGAGGCGGCAGAAGGGGTAAAGGGCGCGGAGCTGCGGGTCGAGCGCGACGTCGGCCGCCATCTCGCCCTCGTACTCGAAGCCGAGGTCGCCGCGCGCGTCGAGCAGGTGCACGGCGTCGCGCACCGTCTCCGGGATCACGGAGTGGCGGGGGTCGCCGAAGTTGGAGAAGGAGAGGAAGGCCACGCGGGGTTCGAGGCCGAGGCGGCGGGCCTGGGCGGCGGACTGCACGGCGATCTCGGCCAGGGTCTCCGCATCCGGGCGCTCGTGGATGGCGGTGTCGGCCACGAGGACGGTGCCGACGCGCCGGGTGAGCAGGAGGGTGAGGCCGAAGACCACGCCGGGGCCGCCGTGGGAGGCGGGGGCGGGGTCTATGGCCAGCGTGATCTGCTTCAGGCTGGCGGAGTAGGAGCGGGTGGTGCCGGTGACCATCGCGTCCGCGTCGCCTAGCGCCACCATGCAGGCGGCGAAGACGTTGCGGTCCAGGTTCACGGCGCGCTGGGCGTCGCGGAACAGGAAGCCCTCGCGCTGCTTGCGGGCGTAGAGGTACTCGGCGTAGCGCAGGTTGCTGTCCGACAGCGCGGCGTTGTGGATCTCGATGCCGTCCGGCATGGGCACGCCGAGGGATGCCACGGTGGCGTGGATGCGATTCTCGCGCCCGACCAGCACCGGCGTGCCGTAGCCCGCGTTGCGGAAGGCGATCGCGGCGCGGATCGTCTTCTCCTCCTCGCCTTCCGCGAACACCACGCGGCGGGGGTTCTGGCGCACGCGCTCCGTGATCGCTTCCAGCGCGCCGCCGGCGGCGTCCAGCTTCTGCGCGAGGGTGCGCGCGTAATGGTGCATGTCCGTGATGGGCTTGCTGGCGACGCCGCTCTCCATCGCCGCCTTCGCGACCGCGGGGGAGACGCGGGAGATGAGGCGAGGGTCGAAGGCGTGGGGGATGATGTAGTCCGGGCCGAAGCGCAGGCCCGCGCCGCCGCCGGCGCCGGCCACTTCCTCAGGCACGTCCTCGCGCGCGAGGAGAGCCAGGGCCTCGGCGGCGGCGATCTTCATGTGCTCGTTGATGGTGGTGGCGCGCACGTCCAGCGCGCCGCGGAAGATGAAGGGGAAGCCGAGGACGTTGTTGACCTGGTTCGGGTAGTCGGACCGGCCGGTGGCGACGATGCAGTCCGGGCGCGCGGCCCGAGCCTCGTCCGGGGTGATCTCCGGGTCGGGGTTGGCCATGGCGAAGATGATGGGCTTCTCCGCCATCGCCTTCACCATGTCAGGCGTGACGGCTCCCTTCTTGGAGAGGCCGAAGAAGGCGTCTGCGCCCTTGAGCGCTTCGGCGAGGGTGCGGGCGGTGGTGTCCACGGCGTGCGCGGACTTCCACTGGTTCATGCCCTCCGTCCGGCCGCGATAGAGCACGCCCTTGGTGTCGCACATCGTGATGTTCTGCGGGCGCATCCCCATGGCGCGCAGCAGCTCCGCGCAGGCAATGGCGGCGGAGCCGGCACCGTTGAGGACGAGCTTCGTGTCCTTCAGCTCGCGGCCGGTCAGGTGGCAGGCGTTGATGAGGCCGGCTGCAGCGACGATGGCGGTGCCGTGCTGGTCGTCGTGGAAGACGGGGATGTTCATGATCTCGCGCAGGCGCTGCTCGATCACGAAGCACTCGGGGGCCTTGATGTCCTCGAGGTTGATGCCGCCGAAGCTGGGCGCGAGGAAGCGGACGCAGTTGACGAACTCGTCCACATCGGAGGTGTCAACGCAGAGGTCGATGGAGTCCACGTCGGCGAAACGCTTGAACAGCGCGGCCTTGCCCTCCATCACCGGCTTGCTGGCCACGGCGCCGAGGTCGCCGAGGCCGAGCACGGCGGTGCCGTTGGAGATGACGGCGACCATGTTGCCCTTCGCCGTGTAATCGTAGGCCAGCGACGGGTCGCGGTGGATCTCCAGGCAGGGCTCGGCGACGCCGGGGGAGTAGGCGAGGGAGAGGTCGCGCGCGGTGGCGAGCGGCTTCGTCAGCCGGATCTCCAGCTTGCCGGGCTTGCCCTCCGCGTGCATCGCCAGCGCTTCCTCGCGGGTGATGCGGGCGGTGCGGGAATCCCCCCCTCCGGTGCGTCGCGCGTCGTCCATGCCGGCTCCCTCCGCTCCTGCCCCCATATGGGGCGCCAGGAGGGCCGCGTTTAGCGGATCGGTGCGTGGCGGGGAATGGCCGGGTTCGAATCTTGCGTGCTGCAATGCGGAAGCTGCGCCGCACAAGCGTGCGGCGCAGCGCGACGCGTCAGGTGCGGCGGATGTTCCAGGGGTAGGGCGTGCTGCCCTCCAGCATGCCCGTCAGGTCGCGGCGGAAGGCGGTGCGGATGGTGAACTGGCCGAGGGGGACCGTGGCCACCTCCTCCAGCGCGAGGCGGCCGATCTCGCCGGCCAGGCGGGCGCGGGCGGCCTCGTCCGGCGCGTCGACCCACTCCGCGGTCAGCGCCTCGGCGCGGTCGCTCTTCCACCAGCCGAACCAGCCGGCCTCGCCGGCGCCGCGGATCAGGGGGGACATGGCGGGGCTGCCGTAAGTGTTCGCGCTGCCGGTGGTGTGGAAGATGCTCCAGCCGCCCCTCTCGACCGGCTCGCGCGAGTTACGGCGCTGGATCACCGTGCCCCAGTCGCTCTCGGCGAGGTCGATGTTCATGCCGGCGCGGCGCAGCGCGTCCGCCGTGACCTGGCCGAGCGGGCCGATGTCCGGGAAGTCCGTGGGGTTGATGATGACTGTGCGGGCGTTGGTGTAGCCGGCCTCCCGCAGCGCGGCGCGGGCGGCGTCGAGGCTGCCGGGCATGAGGTCGGGGTTGTCGCGGTAGTAGGGCGTGCGGCGCGGGTAGAGGCTGCGGCACTCGTTCCAGAGCGTGGTGTCGTCGCCCTGGGCGGCGCGCATGTAGTCCCCCTGCGCCACGGAGAGGCGCACGGCGCGGCGGAGGCGGACGTCGTCGAAGGGGGGCTGCAGGCAGTTCAGGCGCATCAGCGCCATGCGGCCCTCCACGTCGAGGATCTCCTGCCGGATGTCGCGGCTGCGGGAGAGGGCGGAGCGCAGGTCCGAGAGCGGGCGTTCCCACCAGTCGATCTCGCCGTTGGTCAGGGCGGCGGCGGCGGTGGAGGCGTCGGGGATGACGTGCCACTCGATGCGCGGGATGTGGGCGACCTTGCCGCCAGAGGCGCGCTCCGGCGGTTCCTGGCGGGGCACGTAGCCGTCGAACCTCTCGTACACCACGCGGGAGCCGGAATTGTACTCGCCGGGGACGAAGCGATAGGGGCCGGAGCCGATCATCTCGGTGATCGCGCGCGTGGCCTCTGTCGAGGCAAGGCGCTCGGGCATGATGAAGCAGACGCTGGCATCGGGCTTGGCGAGGGCGTCCAGCATCAGGGGAAAGGGGCGGCGCAGCACGGCCTCGAAGGTGCGGTCGTCCACGGCGCGCCATTCGGCGACGGCGCGGGCGAGGAGCTGGCCGAAGGGGTCGCGCACGCACCAGCGCTTGATGCTGGCGATGCAGTCGGCGGCGCGGACGGGCGTGCTGTCGTGGAAGCGCAGGCCTTCGCGCAGGCGGAAGCGCCAGCGGCGGCCGTCGTCCAGCACCTCATGGCCCTCCGCCATCTGGGGCTGCGGGCGGTTGCGGGAATCCACGGCGTAGAGCGTGTCGAAGACGTAGTAGCCGTGGTTGCCCGTGACGGTGGCGGTGGTCCAGATCGGGTCCAGGCTCGTCAGGTTGGCCTGGGGGACGAAGCGCAGGGTGCGGGCGCGGGTATTCTGTGCCAGGGACGGGGCGGAGAGGCCGCCGAGGGCGGCGGCGCCCGCCCCGACGCCCGACAGGGTGGCGCGCAACAAGGTCCGGCGTTCCATCTCTCGTCGTCCTCCGCTTCCGCGCGAGCCTGCCCCCGCTCGATGCGGGCGCGCAAGCATCGGGTTCGGGGGCATCGGGTTGGAGGCGCTGGACCGATCCCACGGCGCGCCATAGGACTCCCGCCATGGATGCCGCTTCGCCCAGCTCCCCCCTTCCCGATGCGGCCGGCGCCACCCCGGCCATGGCGCAGTGGTTCGCGGCGAAGGCGGCGCACCCGGACGCGCTGATCTTCTTCCGCATGGGCGACTTCTTCGAGCTGTTCTTCGGGGACGCGATCCTCGGCGGCGAGGCGCTGGGGCTGGCGGTGGCGCATCGCGGGGAGCATGGCGGGCAGCCGATTCCCATGGCGGGCGTGCCGGTGCACGCGATGGAGGTCTACCTGGCCCGGCTGATCCGGCGGGGCTTTCGTGTGGCCATCTGCGAGCAGATGGAGACGCCGGAGCAGGCCAAGGCGCGCAAGGCCCCGGCGGTGCGGCGGGAGGTGGTGCGGATCGTTACCCCGGCCACGGTGACGGAGGAGGCGCTGCTGGAGGGCGCGCGGCCTTCCTGGCTGCTGGCGCTGGTGCCGGACGGGACGGACCGGGTGGGGGCGGCCTGGCTGGATGTTTCCACGGGGCATGTCTGCACGGAAACCTTGCCGGCGGGGGAACTGGGCGCCCTGCTGGCGCGGCTGGACCCGGCGGAGGTGCTGGCGCCGGAGGCGCTGGCCGGGGGCGACGTGCTGACCCCGCTGGGCGGGGTCGTGCGGGAGGCGATGCCGCCGAAGGAGGGGGCGCGGCTGGCGGCGGAGGCCTGGGGCGTGGCCTCGCTGGACGCGTTTGGGAGCTTCTCCGAAGGGGAGGCGGGCGCCCTGGCGATGGCGCTGGACTACGTGCGCGCGACCTCGGGCGGGAGCCTGCCGCGGCTGGCCCCGCCGGAGTGCCGGGGCGGGGAGGGGACGCTGCGGATGGATGCGGCCACCCGCCGATCCCTGGAGATCCTGAAGGCGGAGCGCGGGGGGAAGGACTGCCTGCT
This genomic window from Pararoseomonas sp. SCSIO 73927 contains:
- a CDS encoding NADP-dependent malic enzyme; protein product: MDDARRTGGGDSRTARITREEALAMHAEGKPGKLEIRLTKPLATARDLSLAYSPGVAEPCLEIHRDPSLAYDYTAKGNMVAVISNGTAVLGLGDLGAVASKPVMEGKAALFKRFADVDSIDLCVDTSDVDEFVNCVRFLAPSFGGINLEDIKAPECFVIEQRLREIMNIPVFHDDQHGTAIVAAAGLINACHLTGRELKDTKLVLNGAGSAAIACAELLRAMGMRPQNITMCDTKGVLYRGRTEGMNQWKSAHAVDTTARTLAEALKGADAFFGLSKKGAVTPDMVKAMAEKPIIFAMANPDPEITPDEARAARPDCIVATGRSDYPNQVNNVLGFPFIFRGALDVRATTINEHMKIAAAEALALLAREDVPEEVAGAGGGAGLRFGPDYIIPHAFDPRLISRVSPAVAKAAMESGVASKPITDMHHYARTLAQKLDAAGGALEAITERVRQNPRRVVFAEGEEEKTIRAAIAFRNAGYGTPVLVGRENRIHATVASLGVPMPDGIEIHNAALSDSNLRYAEYLYARKQREGFLFRDAQRAVNLDRNVFAACMVALGDADAMVTGTTRSYSASLKQITLAIDPAPASHGGPGVVFGLTLLLTRRVGTVLVADTAIHERPDAETLAEIAVQSAAQARRLGLEPRVAFLSFSNFGDPRHSVIPETVRDAVHLLDARGDLGFEYEGEMAADVALDPQLRALYPFCRLTGPANVLVMPGLHAAHILSKAVPRLTSAPAIGPLLMGISKPAQILSIAAGVNNILDMACLAAHDAIAR
- a CDS encoding tripartite tricarboxylate transporter substrate binding protein, encoding MTTRRGLARGALGLGAAALVAPRSMAQGPAAPAWPDRPLRLIIGYPPGGASDLFGRMIAGQMGPRLGQNVVVENRPGGGAVVASEAVSRSPADGYALLHVDNGILVYNPALYARLPYDPDKDLAGVGFIGRFPLFLTVRADSPIRDLAGYIAAAKAKAPTYGTPAVASPHHLAMEMFKRRAGFDATHVPYRGGPAAMQDLLAGTVESVMIDCATGTAFIRDGKVRALCVLSEARSPTSPEVPTARELGFASAIAYGWQGISVPTGTPAPVVARLSAELARAIASEEMSARFTTLGIERANFSPAEFAGFVARENGEWRPLIRELGIRLDS
- a CDS encoding ABC transporter substrate-binding protein, with protein sequence MERRTLLRATLSGVGAGAAALGGLSAPSLAQNTRARTLRFVPQANLTSLDPIWTTATVTGNHGYYVFDTLYAVDSRNRPQPQMAEGHEVLDDGRRWRFRLREGLRFHDSTPVRAADCIASIKRWCVRDPFGQLLARAVAEWRAVDDRTFEAVLRRPFPLMLDALAKPDASVCFIMPERLASTEATRAITEMIGSGPYRFVPGEYNSGSRVVYERFDGYVPRQEPPERASGGKVAHIPRIEWHVIPDASTAAAALTNGEIDWWERPLSDLRSALSRSRDIRQEILDVEGRMALMRLNCLQPPFDDVRLRRAVRLSVAQGDYMRAAQGDDTTLWNECRSLYPRRTPYYRDNPDLMPGSLDAARAALREAGYTNARTVIINPTDFPDIGPLGQVTADALRRAGMNIDLAESDWGTVIQRRNSREPVERGGWSIFHTTGSANTYGSPAMSPLIRGAGEAGWFGWWKSDRAEALTAEWVDAPDEAARARLAGEIGRLALEEVATVPLGQFTIRTAFRRDLTGMLEGSTPYPWNIRRT
- a CDS encoding methyltransferase, whose protein sequence is MLRRLRSIAKGLSRTPPGQMLGKLQSLELSSGTAARNAELAAWNTKVMGSVIASQLYEAGVAGRGAPLPPDPVDTGHGGRLCRQEDIESHWLRHWCGQIGFVPVYHRKVWEDCYALQALYERGMMMPGRRGLGFAVGAEWLPSFLAARGVEVLATDLDATDLRARNWIETDQHGGRVETIFKPGLIDVETFNERVSMRAVDMNEIPADLHGGFDFLWSICSLEHCGSIRQGLDFVVEAMKCLRPGGVAVHTTEFNMDPEGPTLEEGTTVLFQRRHIEELEARLALAGHRMLPMDFGTGSGVLDQFVDLPPYPGAEAPLSIPDAPHLRLSIQGLVSTSIGFIVEKRA